The Rhinoderma darwinii isolate aRhiDar2 chromosome 9, aRhiDar2.hap1, whole genome shotgun sequence sequence TGGACGGGGGTCGTCTAAATGGCCACCTTTAAAAGTACATTCCCCCCCGCAGCCACTGCTGCAGGGGGAAAAGCCTGACAGACCGCAGCCTCCATTGGCAAGATCAGCTGTATACCGAGAGCGGTACCTGGGACAATCTGCTGAACGTCCCAGTAGCCACATGTCTGTCGGGGCAAATTATTTAATGACATAGCATGGTTGTAGTTATGGCACATCCCCCTACCCACCGCCCTCAAAGCCAATAAGGTAGACCCCTAGTAAAAAGGTCTGCGTTGTTgatgacatagcagagctgtgtttatGGCACTACACACACTAAGCTGAAAATGAAGAcccttagtaaaaaaaaacttggaggaggagggtggatgcAATTTCTAGTTGCAATTGAACACAACTCTTACAACTTGACATGTTCTCACCTGAGCTCACACTCCTTTACTACAGGATCATTACTATCAACCATGTGCAAGACTACTCGTACATTCTCCTCCAACCAGGACATGACTGAAGGCTCCTTCCAGAGGCTGTGACATCTTCCAATATACAGAGAGGTCAACTGGGATAGGGCTGTGGGTTGGCTGtgaaaaatacaaacaaacaagtaaaatacacttttttttttaattgcaaagTCTAATGCACAAAAAGTATTTATAGAGGTTGTCTGAGATTGGAAAAATAAGTCTGCTTTGTATTTTCCAGACACAGCGCCACTcttctgtccatgggttgtggccgatattgcagcttagccccattttCTTGTGTCAGTGAAATATCTCCCCAGGTGTTGACCACCTGAACAACAGGCCTGCATAAAATGACATACATGTTGTTGAATTCAGAGCATGGAGGGGCTCTGCAGTGTGAAAAGTGGTGGTCACAATTAGACAAGTTGATTTCACCCGGCATTATCCCAGGAGAAACATAGTATTACATGGCGACAGGTCGGAAGAATAGGCCCACTCCGTAACACATGGCTGTGCCAAGTCTCGGCTTAAATTGTGGCAGTGGGTGCATATGTGTAAACGTTGATGTAGGTGGCGATATCAATCCGCACAAGGTCTTTATGAGACCACTACACCTGACCTTTGCTTTATTGAATAGTGGAATTAACCTTCTTCACCTTATTTGGGCAACAGCGCCAAAAAATGAATGTGAAGCTACAGCGGAGTCGGGTTGAACCCCACAGGCATCAAGAAGGGGAATGAGAActaggagtaaaaaaaaaaaatcacgtcaGATCATCGATTACACAATAAATATATTAGCAAAAACAAATGTGAGCCCGTGGACAGCAGAAAGCAAGTGGAGGCCAATTATTCCTGGCATGAGAGAAGACGACTGGAAAGATAATCTACAGCATGAGTGGCGAACCCATGCCAAGGATTTGCCTGGCACTGGGTAACAGAGGAAGCACAGTTGAGCGGGCACCACCCAGCTCACACTGCTCCAGAGTGTTTGGCCTTTACCaacgttattttttattttttgcccagGACAGTGCCACTCTCAACCCAGTGCTGTTCAGGTACTGCAACTCAGCACCATTCACCTGCATAGAAAGTGTCACGATTCTATTCACAGCACCAGCCCTGGACCGGCCATGTGCATAGAAAGTGCTCAAGGGCTCTTTGATCTATGGATTGGTGTCAGATTGACTGATGTGATCCCCACTGATCGCGGAAATAAGGTGTCTCGCGATATGAAATAACGTatatttgtgggaaaacccctttaaaaagccgATCAGACCCGGAGCAGGACAACATTATGCACTCTAAGAACTAGGGACACACGGTAATCTGTTAATAACAGCTGGTTTCCAAATAGAAACTCTCTCCCTCTACAGTGCACAGAGTAAATGTACTGAAAATAACAGAACAGCGCACACCCCAAAACACAGAAAAACAAACAACTATATGTTTACAATGTTAATAAAACACACATGGAAGGAAAGCAATAAAGGTTTTTATATCGAGAGATCTAGTAGAATGGATTATTCACACACCTCCCGGGAACATTATAAGAGCCTGCTGAATGAGGAGTGACGCTCTGTCATAGGTCGTCCCCTGCTCCTGCTCCGAGACCTCTTCCTGCTGACTGTATTGTAATAGAGCCAAGGGTACAGAAAACGCAAAGTTGGGGAGTTGTGACAGATTCCGATGagcctgaaaaaaaaataagtgattgttaggctatgttcacatctgcgtcagggctccgtttcgacgttccgtcggaatggagccccaaacggaaaccataggtttccatttccgtcaccattgatttcaatggtgacggatctggtgccaatggtttcagtttgtcccagttgtgcaagggttccgtcattttgacggaatgaataccgtagtcgactacagaaTTGATTCCCTCAAAACAACGGAGCCCTTGCACAactgggacaaacggaaaccattggcaccggatggaCAAATGGAAAGAGCTTACCTTGATTAAACACGTTAGAACATTAAATAGGCAAGGACCCCATGATCTCTAGAACAAAGAGACCCCAGACACGATATATTACTCTATATGCTAAAGTCACTTTAACGTCCACCAAACTATAGAGGTCGGCAGGGAACCAAACTCTGCACAGATTATTTATACGTATACGTGTGTTCCTACAGCTGGCCAAAAACTTGAGAACGCTTTCAGCCTATTTATCCCGACTCTGCCATAAACAGGCAGAgggtgcatgtttatttcaatgaggAGTGGGGAATAAGGTGCTGCCAGACATCTCCTCCAGCAACTTATCTTTCACGGGACAAAAAAATCGGGCacgttaaaatccaacatgcccaatccctctcacccccaacatctcctgtaactgaaCCGTCATGGGGGTTGGGCCTCATACACAAGATCGTTGGCTGATCCTGTTAATATTGTTGACATTTCTCATGTGTATGCCCAACTTAACTCACCAATGATAGAGGGGGTGGGGAATTATTGCCTTACTATTTGGCTGCAATAGTACAGAGACCTACTCACCTCCCACTCCTCAAATATCCGCATAAGAAATAAGTACTCCCGTGCCCGCAGAGACAGGTAATCAACCAGCAGCAGCATACAGAGAGGATCATTTTCTGGATCAAGACTGCAAagtataatggcagtaatattatCAACATACAAACGTGTCACATAACGGCAGTGAAGAAGAACGTTACTTGTTATTATCACTCATAACCTGAAAATTCAGGGGTCACTGCTGTTAATATAACTCTTCTCCCAATGACAGACTCACAGGAGGCTGAGGTATGAGGAGCTGTTTGGTGGGATCCTCAGTGTAGAGAAGCTTTAGCGGTTCCGGTAACATGACAGAGGGGATACGGTGGTTTCCAGTGGTTTTATTTCCTTAACTAACAAAATAGCgtctctgcaaaaaacctgccttCTTGACCCTGCAGAGCCTCTATTTTGTTCGTTTGGGAATGAAATTTCACTGGTTCCCTCCATATTACAGGCAGACACAGATACAGCAGCTCTACATTGGAAAGACACCAAACTGCTTCCcaaatctcagcttcctggacccctgtgacatatgtcagaagttttgatcagtgggggtccgggtgctgagacccccactgatcactgaaacaaaggggcagaagcgctcagccaaGTGATGTGCCCATTCGGCTGTAATGGTATAGCTTAGGCTCACCTCGGCTCTTCTAGAAGAGGCGGGTTTAGCTGAAGATGGGCTCATAGAAGTCTCTGACCCCCATCTTCAGCCATCTCTGTTTTCCGAGAAGAGCAGTGGTTATACCATTACAGCGGAAGGGGCACAGCAGTTGGCTAAGTACTTCTGCCTCTTAGTTTCAGCGATCGGTGAGGTCTCAGCACCAGGACCCcctccgatcaaaacttctgacatgtttctATGACAGTCAAAAGTTTTACAAAATGAAAACTACTCTTTAGGGATTTAAGTAAGAGACTAAACATGTAACCCTTTGCTCACTCACCTGAGGATTAGTTTACAGAACTCCAGTGCAGTCCGTAGACAACCTCTTTTCTCCAAGAACACCATGTGCTTGAAAAGAGACAAGAAAAATCCCCTAAAGACAGAGGGAAAAAAAGATCAGGTTGCCCTCATTGTAATAATGTGTATATGAATGCATACAATTAAACATAGAAGTTCAGTACAACTTTCCTGCATTTTGCCCCCAGGAGCCTTGTATCTATAATTATTGCTGCCAGAGCATGGTCGACAGCTCACGGCTACCTCCATCTCAgaagaaaatataaaatgtaGAAAGCATATAACCAGCCCTAGCCTAAGGAGCGTACACTTCcatagacattgatggcatatcggtAACATATGCCATGTCTGTTCAGTGTCCATCCCAGTGGACATTGCCTGGAAAGAAGGGGCCATAGCCCCTCCAGGTTTTATGCGACACAGCACCCCTCCTGACTAGAAAGGCTGTGTTGCAGTTCTTTACTCATTGCCTGGTAGGTGCGGTGTCAGGGAGAAAACGGAACTGGATGTATTTCCTCCTCCCCCTGCAGTGTACATACATAGCCTGGGTGATTCCCCACGTGTTCTCCTCCCTATCTACATTGTGATTCAgtacagcttgtgtgatctgccctccctaAATACTTGGATGCACGTCCCTGCATGTACGTCCCTGCAGCTATCTGTAACACTAAAAGAATGAAGGGGGAAAAAGCAGGGAGAGCCAACATAGCCAGGAGCAGTGTGCCATCTGATTTATGTCAGAAACAGCAGGACAACCAGCTAGGTGAATGAGTTTTACAGATTCTACAGCAGCAAAACAGAAGGATTTGTTTTAATGAAGGCTATTTAGAaagttacggccagcggtcgtacACCACAATTACACAATCATGCTTAAGCCATAATTGTATGTGGTTGGTAAAGCCCTTTAACACCTTCCCAACATTtaaagtaactgtacgtcatgaccGAGaaaggggagtatggagcgggccaatgacacttcactgtaacagCTGGGATCAGAGAGAACACAGATCCAGGGTGTTTAGCCCATAGCCAGCACCACTCCATCATCCCATAAGCCCCCCAGTGATgcgatcgtggggtgccaatCGTTGtcctggcagcctggggcctaataaaggcccccaggtctgccatctttgagcTCCTATTAGGGCCTGGACTTGATAGGAGacggtaaaaattacaatacataagtatcgcagtgtattgtaccagctatcaaACAATCgcttaaaaaaaatcttattaacTGATTACAAtccaagccttttttttttcccccattctcCTTTCACACTCCCCGCTTCCTTTGAGcctcaacttttttatttttccatcaatggagtggtgtgtaggCTTGTTATTTTGTGAGATgagtggcaccatttaaagtaccatataatgtactgcgaaactgaaaaaaaattctatgtggggtgggattggaaaaacctgtgattcctccttttttttttgagttttgttttttcacagtgcggtaaaaatgacaactttactttattctgctgctcAATACCAGATTTACAaaggttttttaatgttttactcctttttacaaagaaaaatatatttgttttttgcCATATATTGAAAGCcataaattttcattttttcgtcgattgagcggcACGAGCTGTGTTTTTTGGAACGCattattttttgatcactttttatcaaactttttttcaccgctaacttgaccaaaaaacagcgattctggcgtttcatatttttttctctttacggcgttcaccgtgcacattaaataatgctatattgtaatagttcggtctTTTAAGGACGCAGTGatactaattttgtttatttttttacattactagaggaaaaatggaaaaaaaaaaaagtgttttcttttttttaacttagactttgttaaataaaaaaaagttattagtccccctaggggacttgaaccagtgatcactggtgcaataccaatgtattgcagtgtatagtcatttttaccgGCTTCTATTAAGgctgggcttaacagaggcagtgaagggagtcctgggggccttcattagacccatGGGCTGCCAcgacaaccatcggcactccaCAATGGCATTGTCgggcgccgatgagctgtcagagggggccgcatcCGTCtctataacgcctcagatgctgcggtcacaattgactgcagcatttgaggggttaaatagccaggaacagcgtgatcgaTGTTTCTGGCAGTTagtgccgggtgtcagctgtaatacacagctgacacccccgcagcatatggagcgtgctcagcgaGTGAGCACGCTCCATGCTTCTCCCCCAgcaccttgacgtgcacttaTGTCaatgtgcgttaaggggttaaaatatactGTAAGCTAGTAGTGGCATCAGACCTGTTTTCTGATCGGCAGTAATCCAGCCTGCAGGTCCCGCTGGTGAGACTAAAAACCGGATGAAATGCACACTCCAGACTGTAGAGGGCTCTCtctggaaaaaaaaggaaatgtcATAACTCAACTGTGCTGAACAGAGATCTGCGGTCATATAAATGCCAACATAAACCGCGCAAATCTGCAAGACACGACATTTACCAATTAAATCTCTGGCCATTTCCTGGTCCTCCTGAAGACGGCACACGTCACTGAGCTGCAGCAAGGAGTCTACATGATACGGGTTCATCTGGAGGAGTAACTGCAGAAAGAACCAGCAAGATACAGAATAGACTCATCAATGAAGTGCCATGACTGCCTAATGCTATAGAGCAGATACCATGGCTACACAAATAAAGACAACTTGTTAGACTGGGCAGGGAGAGCCACCACTATGACCTGCATCGGCCCTAGTAggatatatggacaggggttttgcaaataggACAACCCCTCTAAGTTGAGCCAGTGACACATCGCTTACCACAATATTGTTTGGATCCATTGACTCTACAGCATCCAGGAACTTGAACTGAACCTGCTGGTAATCTCTCTGGTGCTCGAAGGCGAAATACTGGACCCCTCGCTTGGTCTCGAGAAGACTCATAGTAATACCTAAGAAGGACGCATCAgatgaattaaaaataaatagggAAAACTGAGAAAGTATACCATGCGGCAGAGTCTGATCAGTATGGTGGCATCAGGCGCTAAAGGAAAACAGTTTATTTGCCGTCCTGGCTTTTTATCTTGAGCAGCACTCACCTGTTTTACTGAATCTCGGCCACGCGTTCTTTGGGGATGTAAGCCAGGTGCTTCGGTGATGCAGCCGTTGTCTGTGTCGCGGTCtgcaatgtaaaaaaagttagAATCTCAGTAATGATAGAGTTTATTGGTAATAACTGGTAAAACGGAAAAGTGGAGCCGTTGCCCAATGCAACCAATCAGATAACTACGCCCATTTTAttgaggccctttggaaaatgaaagcagcaacctaattggttgctataggcaactgctccactttcctCTTGCACTAGTTTTGAGCACTCACCCCCATTCTGCTTATAATCTACTGCCATTATTATTCGGTGGGAAACCTCTAAAACCCCATGCCACCGTTTTCCCAGTGACATATATCCTGTCACCCTAATAACGCTGAGGAGAAGATTATGCCTTGTCACCCACCTCTGATCACCCATGACTGCTCGAGATCCAAAATATTTCTTCAGCTCAGTCTCTGGGTTCAGGTTCCTAAAAATAGAAATAGTAGAAGAAGCCATACACTGGTGCAATATACAAGTAGATGCATCTCATCATTTCAGTAGGGTTTGGTGTCCTTAGACTAGACATCTATAGTGTGATCTCCCCCCATCCGCAGTTCTCTTCACTcatttgaatggggctgagccgcAGTACCAAGCGTATCCATGGACAGCATGTGTTCTGTACTGCAGTGACTATCAAGGATATCATGGAAAGCCCCTATAGGGTCATACGTAGCGTAAACAATGCAGAATTTCCATCCGGATTTTCCGTatagaaattctgcagtgtattacagtagcagcaaagtggatataatgagaacaaatctcatctacacattgcGGAAGAAACCTCCAGAAAACATGCGCGGAACTTGACCAGTGGTgcagattctcaatctgcagaatgtcaatttcgCCGTATTTACGTACCCTTAGGCCATGttaacacgtagcgtaaatactacgGCATTTCAGGCcattttctctgtgcaaaatttgTTGCGTATTCCCCGTCAGAATCATCATGGATTTTCGTTAGTAAAAAGTCTCCTATTGTTTTCAATAAGAAACTGACCTATATCAGCAAGCAGAATTGAAAATcgcgtcactgaaaaaaaaagggATGTGTCACTTCTTGATGCGCATTCGGCTTCAAAAGCAACGTCGGGAAGCCATAGGCAGCTTAGCCCCATTGAATAGGGTTCATTTGCGTGCAGAAACGCTGCAGTTTTACTGAAAAACTGCAGCAGAGATCCGAAGGTCAGCCTAATCCATGTCGGATATTTCCTCAAGAAACATtctcagtgtgaacatggccttaggttTATTACAGGCGTAGgggcagggtcagactggcctaCCAGGGCATCCTCCCCGGTGGGCcctggctctgacacaataaaggGCTTCAACGATCCAGAAGCAGAAAACCCAATGTTTGGACCCGAtcccttgccactagggtctattttttaTGGGTTAATCACTAATAATCTatcagaccttattgatgatctgTCCCGTGTGCACAATGATTATGAGGAACCCCACCCCGACACTGCATAAGGGCAGACATCTTTGACTTTTTTCCAAGTTGTCACTGCTTTCCTGTAGATTATTTGGCTGTGGCTGTTTGATGGAGGTAGACAATGCTGGCATGATTGACTCTAATGTTATGAGATATCTCACTGTACCTGTGCTCAACATATAGTAAAGGACGGGTGTCTGCGTTGCTGCTGATGTTCTGGATCTGGTTCACAAGTCCATTGGTGTTTTCTATCCTCTCCAAAATACTGTCAATGTCTCCGTGCTCATCGCCACCCTCTACAGCGCCATTCAGCTGCACgtggttggaaaaaaaaaatggtggcaagTTATATGGTGCACAATAACAACGTACAAGTACCCAACGCAAGATAAATGATAGCACCTACAATAaagatatgaagccaacatatcaggTACTGGGCTTGCAGTTTTTATGAGAacataatttaaaggggtattccgacaAAATGCATTGATGACTTTTCCCTGACACAGTACCACTCCTGACCAAGCGCTGTATAGGAGAAATGCCAAAGGGGTCGCTGCTCTGTAGCTAATGCTTCACCACCACTATCCAGAGTGGACAACTATCTTACCGGACCATCCGCGGGTGAAGActtctttccttttcttttttttttcttcttcttcgttTTAATACTGGAAGCCATCTAAAAAGAAAATAGAGTTGTAATCCAAAACCAGACAACTCCTCAAACATGAACGTGCCTAATCCGGCAGCCGCAGGCCGGGACTGCACACCTGAGCTGAAGTTGTGCCGCTGGGGTCATTTTCAGGTTCCTCTTCATCAGTGAGTCTGGACTGAGTCGGCTGACCAGTGTCTGGATCACTCTGGGGGTCTTCATCTGCTTCAGTGATCTGTGAAAAACAAGTTGCATGTGTCATCTGACACTTTCCTACAATAAAGAAGTGCACAACCCACAATACCATCAGCTTAAAGAAAAACTCCAACAGAGCGGGGAATAGATGACTGTACGATAATAGTTCTATGTTATCTACGGGCCTGGAGGATCCATCAGTGACAACTTTGGATCATAGAGGATATTGGAGACTATTGCTTCCGTTCCAGCCCATTCCGGAAGATATTTTGTTATGCAGAAAGCCAGGAAAAAAAGCATGGACTATTTCAACCATTCACATAGGATATTCTGGTTTTAAGCAGAGTTTCCCTTTACTGGggtgttatcacctatccacagtctAGGTGATCATTTCTGATCGCTGAGATCTTCACCGATTGTGAGAACGGGAGTCCCAAActgccagatcctcctcactgcacccttaACAGTGAGGAGGAAATTGAATAAAGCGGCAGGCAAACATGCTCGACCACTGCTTCACTCAAGGTCATCCTCACTACCGTCAACCAGCGAGGAGGAACGGGGCGTTTGGGATCCCCGTTctcacgattggtgggggtcccagcgatcagaaaatgatcacctatcaagTGGATAGataaattattattttgaatTCTGGCACAACCCATTTAAAAATGCCAGATATACAACATATGatcgctgagccctctgattggctgcagcggttacatgctacctgcatgtaaacaagcacgCGGACTGCCGTCAGAGCCTCAGCATTGGATCGCCAGGGGAAAGGataaggtaagtattgcttttttgggtTTATTGAtcccatttccagcccctaataaAAAACCTTGACATCTCGGTAAAAATCTTAAAGGGCATAGTCACAccgggcagatttgttgcagaaatttctgtgactgttccattcatgtgaatggggtttgcagaaatccatgcacatgctgcagaaacaattcATTCAGATGCATTGAATGGATTTttgagtcgcagaaatttctgctgcgtgtaaacatagcctaagttGGCCACAGACTTTAGCTCTCTATTGGCAGTGATCTGGCTGAGAATGTATATACTGTCCCTCTGACGTCTGCCCTCCAGGCAGAACAAGAATGGGGCTTGTTGGACTGTCCCCTGTGAGATCAGCGGCGCCAGATATATCTGTACGCTGCTCCCACCCACCCTAATTGATATGTGGGTTCAGTCAAGCAGTACATGTATATTAATGGGGGTGTCAGGACTAATAAGGACTGGCAGATGAATGACAGCTATGTAATATACTATATTGCTACCAGCACTGCACAACTAGACATGTAGCCAAGGGACACATCACGTTACCCCTGACAGCTGCTGTTCTCCTGCtctaccactagatggcagtacaCACCAGCTGGAATGGGTTGCTCAGGCCCCGTTCCTCCAATAGTTTGCGGTTTCCCTTGTTTTTCCGGTTCCGTGGCTCGGGTTGTTCAGGTTCCTCTACTTCCTCAGGGCCACCAGGCTCCTCTTGTCCCCTCTGTTCCCCTCGCAGCCTCCTCAAG is a genomic window containing:
- the TCF25 gene encoding ribosome quality control complex subunit TCF25 — encoded protein: MSRRALRRLRGEQRGQEEPGGPEEVEEPEQPEPRNRKNKGNRKLLEERGLSNPFQLITEADEDPQSDPDTGQPTQSRLTDEEEPENDPSGTTSAQMASSIKTKKKKKKRKGKKSSPADGPLNGAVEGGDEHGDIDSILERIENTNGLVNQIQNISSNADTRPLLYVEHRNLNPETELKKYFGSRAVMGDQRPRHRQRLHHRSTWLTSPKNAWPRFSKTGITMSLLETKRGVQYFAFEHQRDYQQVQFKFLDAVESMDPNNIVLLLQMNPYHVDSLLQLSDVCRLQEDQEMARDLIERALYSLECAFHPVFSLTSGTCRLDYCRSENRGFFLSLFKHMVFLEKRGCLRTALEFCKLILSLDPENDPLCMLLLVDYLSLRAREYLFLMRIFEEWEAHRNLSQLPNFAFSVPLALLQYSQQEEVSEQEQGTTYDRASLLIQQALIMFPGVLIPLLDACGVQPDSAVASHSFFGAVAQISQPTALSQLTSLYIGRCHSLWKEPSVMSWLEENVRVVLHMVDSNDPVVKECELRRKTRYQSAPRNIHRHVILSEIKGANSALPLDVTSQPLLSFDPLPPLDSVVSYTRPERTHQPANGGTLSLFFRSLLPNFNLQGEAAAEGEEAGAARDLNRGVNRLMAAMRDMLANIQFQEPPREDNPDGEGDEEWD